Proteins encoded within one genomic window of Couchioplanes caeruleus:
- a CDS encoding dTMP kinase — protein sequence MLVALEGIDAAGKTTIAPLLADRLREHGYGTYLHPKKDYEFGDDTVRERLSQLHRLIWGAGHQEPDHDPMGTQYHLFLHAAWFASAYRHRLGAWQADPGAVAVVDGWYHRSVAKAMIRDDLSRSWCQALFEPAGTPDAVVFLDVDPDLAWQRRAGRFTAAELGRWDGQHGVAYEAFRAYQSAVAEVLREFARDFGWIVVRPEPTCSPAHVLEMTLEPLLARIGRRSGSASRH from the coding sequence ATGCTGGTCGCTCTCGAAGGCATCGACGCCGCGGGCAAGACCACGATCGCACCCCTGCTCGCCGACCGGCTGCGTGAGCACGGCTACGGGACGTACCTGCATCCCAAGAAGGACTACGAATTCGGCGACGACACCGTTCGCGAGCGCCTGAGCCAGTTGCACCGGCTGATCTGGGGTGCCGGTCACCAGGAGCCCGACCACGATCCGATGGGCACCCAATATCACCTTTTCCTGCACGCGGCGTGGTTCGCATCGGCGTACCGGCACCGTCTCGGAGCCTGGCAGGCGGATCCCGGCGCGGTCGCGGTGGTGGATGGCTGGTATCACCGGTCGGTCGCCAAGGCGATGATCCGCGACGACCTGTCACGATCCTGGTGCCAGGCGCTGTTCGAGCCGGCCGGCACCCCGGACGCCGTCGTGTTCCTCGACGTCGATCCCGATCTGGCCTGGCAACGCCGCGCGGGGCGGTTCACCGCCGCCGAGCTCGGCCGCTGGGACGGGCAGCACGGCGTTGCGTACGAGGCGTTCCGCGCCTATCAATCCGCCGTCGCCGAGGTGCTTCGGGAATTCGCCCGCGACTTCGGCTGGATCGTCGTACGACCCGAGCCCACATGTAGCCCCGCCCATGTCCTCGAAATGACCCTCGAACCGCTTCTCGCCAGGATCGGCCGCCGCTCAGGTTCGGCGAGCCGGCACTGA
- a CDS encoding methyltransferase domain-containing protein produces MSLYDPAPALALVKRHEDVQYPYLCEFGGASLVVDEGVFCPLLTKTSPFLLRCIDFRPGERVLDVFSGTGAFGIVAALQGAHTVTVDRSPKAVDCARRNAERNDVARRVDVRLGDFSTTRPETYGVRLDETFDLVIANPPLLPGAPRDALSGALFDPELTATATFLAVLPQHLAQDGRCYLLTSDVLERFGMSVERTCDEHGLRAEIVDVYDVGYEQYRVHRITRSRG; encoded by the coding sequence ATGTCCCTGTATGACCCCGCGCCGGCCCTGGCGCTCGTGAAGCGGCACGAAGACGTGCAGTATCCCTACCTGTGCGAGTTCGGCGGCGCCAGCCTGGTGGTGGACGAGGGGGTGTTCTGCCCGCTGCTGACCAAGACCTCGCCCTTCCTGCTGCGTTGCATCGACTTCCGCCCCGGCGAACGAGTCCTGGACGTGTTCTCCGGCACGGGGGCGTTCGGCATCGTGGCCGCCCTGCAGGGCGCGCACACTGTGACCGTCGATCGATCCCCCAAGGCGGTCGACTGCGCCCGCCGCAACGCCGAGCGCAACGACGTTGCGCGACGGGTCGACGTCCGGCTCGGCGACTTCTCGACGACCCGTCCCGAGACGTACGGCGTGCGCCTAGACGAGACGTTCGACCTGGTCATCGCCAATCCGCCGCTGCTACCCGGCGCCCCCCGGGACGCGCTGTCGGGTGCCCTGTTCGATCCGGAACTCACGGCGACCGCGACATTCCTGGCTGTCCTACCCCAGCACCTGGCCCAGGATGGCCGGTGCTATCTGCTCACCTCCGACGTGCTGGAGCGGTTCGGGATGAGCGTCGAACGGACGTGCGACGAGCACGGGCTGCGCGCCGAGATCGTCGACGTGTACGACGTCGGCTACGAGCAGTACCGGGTGCATCGGATCACCAGGAGCCGGGGGTGA
- a CDS encoding phosphoribosyltransferase produces the protein MGVLTTAEDDLVLGADDIRRRVVELGEQISADYAGRDLLLVGVLGEAALFTADLVRALTVPTGLDWLAVAARASGRGRSGTVRLTKDLDGDPARRDVLLVEAIMDTGLTLAWLTARLAERQPRSIATCVLLRTPAARARADAPRYVGFDITHEIGTVGGYGLGPADRHRALPEIRTMPAPVALSRRSVSEIDVRR, from the coding sequence ATGGGTGTGCTGACCACGGCCGAGGACGACCTCGTGCTCGGCGCCGACGACATCCGACGCCGGGTGGTAGAGCTGGGCGAGCAGATTTCCGCCGACTACGCGGGGCGGGACCTGTTGCTGGTGGGAGTGCTCGGCGAGGCAGCCCTGTTCACTGCTGACCTGGTGCGTGCGCTCACCGTCCCTACCGGACTGGACTGGCTGGCGGTGGCCGCCCGCGCCTCCGGCCGGGGCCGCTCCGGGACGGTCCGGCTGACCAAGGATCTGGACGGCGACCCGGCCAGGCGCGACGTGCTGCTCGTAGAGGCCATCATGGACACCGGTCTCACTCTCGCCTGGCTCACCGCGCGGCTGGCTGAGCGGCAGCCCCGCTCGATCGCGACCTGCGTGCTGCTGCGAACGCCGGCGGCGCGGGCACGCGCGGACGCGCCCCGCTACGTCGGCTTCGACATCACCCACGAGATCGGCACGGTCGGCGGCTATGGCCTGGGACCGGCCGACCGGCACCGGGCGTTGCCGGAGATCCGCACCATGCCGGCGCCGGTGGCCTTGTCCCGGCGCTCCGTGAGTGAAATCGATGTCAGGCGGTGA
- a CDS encoding HAD family hydrolase, translating to MPCRAGAELLSNGVTLNANSAVDGFPTPVIGRTLRRACGMLCLDIDGTIADKDGIVSDGVVEGIRSLDRAGVHIVLATGRSVVATIPVFEAIGIAGYAVCSNGSLTAWIDGMSAESFRIVDSVTFNPAEVLDAVCVGLPGVKVALEGAWLGFRVNASFPAGELMGQQHMHHWEELRGHQATRVTLRHPDRTARELMAELERMGIKGAAYDVEGRSWVDITPPGVSKASALEKIRMKLGVAADATVACGDQVNDLEMFSWASYSAAMGNAPEDVKGKADRVVGDVRADGILMLFDAIAPERVRDA from the coding sequence GTGCCCTGCCGCGCCGGGGCTGAACTGCTATCCAACGGAGTGACTTTGAATGCGAATTCCGCCGTCGACGGTTTTCCGACACCGGTGATCGGCCGAACGCTGCGCCGGGCCTGCGGGATGCTGTGCCTCGACATCGACGGCACCATAGCCGACAAGGACGGCATCGTCTCGGACGGCGTCGTCGAAGGGATCCGCTCGCTTGATCGAGCCGGAGTGCACATCGTCCTGGCCACCGGCCGTTCGGTCGTGGCCACCATTCCGGTCTTCGAGGCGATCGGTATCGCCGGATATGCGGTGTGCTCCAACGGATCGCTGACGGCCTGGATCGACGGCATGTCGGCGGAGTCCTTCCGCATCGTCGATTCGGTCACGTTCAACCCGGCCGAGGTGCTCGACGCGGTCTGTGTCGGGCTTCCCGGCGTGAAGGTGGCACTGGAGGGTGCGTGGCTCGGCTTCCGGGTCAACGCTAGCTTCCCGGCCGGCGAGCTCATGGGGCAGCAGCACATGCACCACTGGGAAGAGCTTCGCGGCCATCAGGCCACCAGGGTGACGCTGCGGCATCCCGATCGGACCGCTCGGGAACTGATGGCGGAACTCGAGCGGATGGGAATCAAGGGTGCCGCCTACGACGTCGAAGGGCGTTCGTGGGTCGACATCACGCCGCCCGGTGTGTCCAAGGCGTCCGCCCTCGAGAAGATCCGGATGAAGTTGGGCGTCGCGGCCGACGCCACCGTCGCCTGCGGCGACCAGGTCAACGACCTCGAGATGTTCTCCTGGGCGTCGTATTCCGCGGCCATGGGAAACGCTCCGGAAGACGTGAAGGGGAAGGCAGATCGCGTCGTCGGTGACGTCAGAGCTGACGGCATCCTGATGCTCTTCGATGCCATCGCGCCCGAACGGGTACGCGATGCCTGA
- a CDS encoding ArsR/SmtB family transcription factor — protein sequence MTLIHVADPEATPLRLAASPLWEVFASIASLEAADPSPWPHGEWERTARQALARRRAAGELLGWFNKLSRIPSILLTPAPDGIGRTVEEHVERLQRRIRHASPQRLAELGIRGDQVGEWARWLSQGLLDYWHVALAPYWPAMQTALRDDLANRALVLATGGIGGVLAGLDARLRWQPPVLEVRDSAGDEPVRCRKRLVAVPMIFGHRTVHWVATGSGTVVVGYQTQGATVLAKPRQYLDTAAAEISGDRLALLLGRGRAAVLRGLTEPATTSQLAASLAMSASTVSQHLSVLVAADVAHRRRDGGRVLYGLGTAGLALLRYLSSELN from the coding sequence ATGACGTTGATCCATGTCGCCGATCCCGAGGCGACTCCTCTGCGGCTCGCGGCCAGTCCTCTGTGGGAGGTCTTCGCCAGCATCGCATCGCTCGAGGCAGCCGATCCGTCACCGTGGCCACACGGCGAATGGGAGCGGACCGCTCGTCAGGCGCTGGCCCGCCGACGCGCCGCCGGCGAGTTGCTCGGCTGGTTCAACAAGCTGTCGAGAATCCCCTCGATCCTGCTGACTCCCGCGCCGGACGGCATCGGGCGGACCGTGGAGGAGCACGTGGAGCGGCTGCAACGCCGGATCCGTCACGCTTCGCCGCAGCGCCTCGCCGAGCTGGGCATTCGCGGCGACCAGGTCGGCGAGTGGGCACGCTGGCTTTCCCAGGGCTTGCTCGACTATTGGCACGTCGCGCTCGCCCCATACTGGCCGGCGATGCAAACCGCGCTTCGCGACGATCTGGCCAACCGCGCCCTGGTCCTCGCCACGGGTGGCATCGGCGGCGTGCTCGCCGGTCTGGACGCTCGCCTACGCTGGCAGCCCCCAGTGCTCGAAGTGCGGGATTCCGCCGGCGATGAACCGGTACGGTGCCGGAAGCGCTTGGTCGCGGTGCCGATGATCTTCGGGCACCGGACGGTGCATTGGGTGGCGACCGGCAGCGGAACCGTGGTTGTGGGGTATCAGACGCAAGGCGCCACCGTGCTGGCCAAGCCGCGTCAGTACCTGGACACCGCGGCGGCGGAGATCTCCGGGGACCGCCTCGCTCTCCTCCTGGGGCGGGGACGGGCGGCCGTGCTGCGCGGCCTGACCGAACCGGCCACCACGTCGCAGCTCGCCGCGTCGCTGGCGATGTCGGCCAGCACGGTCTCCCAGCATCTGAGCGTCCTCGTCGCCGCGGACGTGGCACACCGGCGTCGCGACGGCGGCCGGGTCCTGTACGGCCTGGGCACCGCAGGTCTGGCCCTGTTGCGCTATCTGAGCAGCGAGCTCAATTGA
- a CDS encoding MazG family protein produces MSENPASLRAPGLSLLHTSARLPADLLTREAWASLAAADVVQARRPGEPVVSAVIAAGLHVEVQDVAMPAEGLAGTLLDLASERAVIWLVSRDGDPDLTKALADESTRRAQAPSVRSIRGSWDPAGAGFLDLVWAMDRLRSPGGCPWDGAQTQRSLVPYLIEETYEAVEALETDARDDIVEELGDVLMQVVFLARIGAERADDPFDIDDVCAAIVTKLVGRQPGVFKNDEARRSGDPVQGWESAKAAEKPARSSPLDGIPAAMPTLERAVKILDRLRRAEADADLAELLATPIGASGTPTIGNRLLAEVYKAREVGVDPASELRDALRHLERRVVSGR; encoded by the coding sequence GTGAGTGAGAATCCGGCGTCATTGCGTGCTCCCGGCCTCAGCCTGCTGCACACATCCGCACGGCTACCGGCAGACCTCCTGACGCGAGAAGCCTGGGCCAGCCTGGCCGCGGCGGACGTGGTGCAGGCTCGCCGTCCGGGTGAGCCGGTGGTGAGTGCCGTGATCGCGGCAGGCCTGCACGTCGAGGTACAGGACGTCGCGATGCCGGCCGAAGGTTTGGCCGGCACGCTCCTGGATCTGGCATCGGAGCGGGCGGTGATCTGGTTGGTCTCCAGGGATGGTGACCCGGACCTGACCAAGGCGCTCGCGGATGAGTCGACTCGGCGGGCTCAGGCACCATCGGTGCGCAGCATCCGGGGTTCCTGGGACCCGGCCGGGGCCGGATTCCTCGACCTGGTGTGGGCCATGGACCGCTTGCGTTCTCCCGGAGGATGCCCTTGGGACGGCGCGCAGACCCAGCGCAGTCTGGTGCCGTATCTGATCGAGGAGACGTACGAGGCGGTCGAGGCGCTGGAGACCGACGCCCGCGACGACATCGTCGAAGAACTGGGCGACGTCCTCATGCAGGTCGTCTTCCTGGCCAGAATCGGTGCGGAGCGAGCCGACGATCCATTCGATATCGACGATGTCTGTGCTGCTATCGTCACGAAGCTCGTGGGACGGCAGCCAGGTGTCTTCAAGAACGACGAAGCACGCCGTTCCGGCGACCCGGTACAGGGTTGGGAAAGCGCGAAGGCGGCAGAGAAGCCCGCTCGGTCGTCCCCATTGGACGGCATACCGGCTGCGATGCCGACACTGGAGCGGGCGGTCAAGATACTCGACCGGCTGCGTCGGGCGGAAGCGGATGCCGATCTCGCTGAGTTGTTAGCCACGCCGATCGGCGCGAGCGGAACCCCGACGATCGGCAATCGGCTTCTGGCCGAGGTCTACAAGGCGCGTGAGGTGGGCGTGGATCCGGCGTCCGAGTTGCGGGACGCGCTCCGGCATCTGGAGAGGCGCGTCGTGTCTGGACGGTGA
- a CDS encoding PqqD family protein, which produces MPSPGVYPTSVPTALLDVRVRRIGGDFLLSRADRSYSLSDSAAFIWQQIDGRRDATEIAHRLAAEYEVATDAALADTLGVLHELTGLGLLGHAETQTGTGA; this is translated from the coding sequence GTGCCGTCTCCCGGCGTGTATCCGACATCCGTTCCGACTGCCCTGCTCGACGTGCGGGTCCGGCGTATCGGTGGAGACTTCCTGTTGAGCCGGGCCGACCGGTCGTATTCACTCTCTGATTCCGCGGCGTTCATCTGGCAGCAGATCGACGGGCGGCGCGACGCCACCGAGATCGCCCACCGACTAGCCGCAGAATATGAGGTGGCGACCGACGCTGCGCTCGCTGACACTCTCGGGGTACTGCACGAGCTGACCGGCCTGGGCCTGCTGGGTCACGCCGAGACGCAGACGGGCACGGGCGCATGA
- a CDS encoding MFS transporter, whose amino-acid sequence MPLAVYTLTLGIFCIGTSEFMFVGLLPQLASSLQVSISAAGYLVSLFAIGMVIGSPLMAVVTLKIPRKRTLLAACAVFAAAHAAVLFIDNYPAIVALRIIAALACATYWAIGAVLAVENAPAGRTAEALAMLIGGLTLANVIGVPIGTWIGGPLGWRASFFAVAACTVVCALAIKVLVVDEAPKNDVPLKSLVKTESAAFKNPAVWLALATTALSQAGIFCAFTYLVPVLLEVSGIPESLIPAVLLAFGLGSLLGVMVGGRLADNDPKATLLGGLTCLAVVVLLLILVARQPVGEAVAVFAFGAAAFSIGGALNARVFHLASGAPTLAAAVNVSAFNIGNTLGPALGGALLSRGWGWSAPLWAALGLVIATIGVALWAHKAADSRTLAAKADRTG is encoded by the coding sequence ATGCCGCTGGCGGTTTATACCCTGACTCTCGGGATCTTCTGCATCGGTACCTCGGAGTTCATGTTCGTCGGCCTACTCCCCCAGTTGGCGTCCTCCCTTCAGGTTTCCATCTCCGCGGCGGGCTATCTGGTCAGCCTCTTCGCCATCGGAATGGTGATCGGTTCGCCGTTGATGGCCGTGGTCACGCTCAAGATTCCTCGCAAGAGGACGCTCCTGGCGGCCTGCGCAGTCTTCGCTGCGGCTCACGCCGCGGTGTTGTTCATCGACAACTATCCCGCGATCGTTGCGCTGCGCATCATCGCCGCCCTCGCTTGCGCGACGTACTGGGCGATCGGTGCGGTACTTGCGGTCGAGAATGCCCCGGCCGGCCGCACAGCCGAGGCGCTTGCCATGCTCATCGGCGGGCTCACCCTTGCCAACGTCATCGGTGTACCGATCGGCACCTGGATCGGCGGCCCGCTGGGCTGGCGGGCGTCCTTCTTCGCCGTGGCCGCATGTACGGTCGTCTGCGCGCTGGCGATCAAAGTGCTGGTCGTGGACGAGGCGCCGAAGAATGACGTACCGCTCAAAAGCCTTGTCAAGACCGAAAGCGCGGCTTTCAAGAATCCTGCAGTCTGGCTCGCCCTCGCCACCACTGCGTTGTCGCAGGCCGGGATCTTCTGCGCGTTCACCTACCTGGTCCCCGTGCTTCTGGAGGTCTCCGGCATCCCGGAATCGCTGATCCCCGCCGTGCTTCTCGCATTCGGGCTCGGGTCGTTGCTCGGCGTCATGGTGGGCGGCCGGTTAGCCGACAACGACCCGAAGGCCACGCTGCTGGGCGGGCTCACCTGCCTCGCCGTGGTCGTTCTGCTGCTCATCCTCGTCGCGAGGCAGCCGGTTGGTGAGGCGGTCGCGGTGTTCGCGTTCGGCGCGGCGGCGTTCTCGATCGGAGGTGCGCTGAACGCCCGGGTCTTCCACCTCGCTTCGGGAGCCCCGACCTTGGCCGCGGCCGTGAACGTCTCGGCGTTCAACATCGGGAACACGCTGGGGCCGGCACTCGGCGGTGCGCTGCTCAGTCGCGGCTGGGGCTGGTCCGCTCCGCTATGGGCGGCCCTCGGACTGGTGATCGCCACCATCGGCGTCGCCTTGTGGGCCCACAAGGCCGCGGATTCGAGAACCCTGGCTGCCAAGGCTGACCGTACGGGGTGA
- a CDS encoding diiron oxygenase: MSAGKSTTQARLGAARVATKEYRSRFGSWERRASVRTKPRRVVTGDGPAHLYFPPELVPAVSHPLVTSRGPGAVRQLLLSRLYQYLDFTIQLEAAAVIPVTLDISLNRSGLALPRDMQRDAFKITTDEAWHAQFSDDLMTQIAHDTGIPVRLPHRPYFLDRLARIRAAAASEVRGCTDLAFAVVSETLISALLADLPKDRRLPPSVRDLVADHAEDEGRHHAYFRSVLQAFWPSLDVRQQRTLGPMFPELMEVFLEPDPLGLAYALSDIGLDTPQVEQVLAESYPEGVVRAQIADAAATTVRYLWDVGALADPATREAFHAAGLIVEAG; this comes from the coding sequence ATGAGTGCCGGCAAGAGTACGACGCAGGCGCGCCTCGGTGCGGCGAGGGTGGCCACGAAGGAGTATCGCAGTCGCTTCGGTAGTTGGGAGCGCCGGGCGAGCGTACGCACCAAGCCTCGCCGGGTGGTGACCGGCGACGGTCCTGCCCACCTGTACTTCCCGCCCGAGCTCGTGCCGGCGGTCAGCCATCCGCTCGTCACCTCTCGCGGTCCGGGGGCCGTACGACAGCTTCTGCTGTCCCGCCTTTACCAGTACCTGGACTTCACCATCCAGCTCGAGGCCGCGGCGGTCATCCCCGTCACGCTGGACATCAGTCTCAACCGGTCGGGACTGGCGCTGCCCCGCGACATGCAACGCGACGCCTTCAAGATCACGACAGACGAGGCCTGGCACGCCCAGTTCTCCGACGATCTGATGACACAGATCGCCCACGACACGGGCATCCCAGTACGCCTACCTCATCGGCCGTACTTCCTGGACCGGCTCGCCCGGATCCGTGCCGCCGCCGCGTCCGAGGTACGCGGCTGTACCGATCTCGCGTTCGCGGTCGTCAGCGAGACCCTGATCTCCGCGCTGCTGGCCGACCTGCCCAAGGACCGGCGACTGCCGCCCTCCGTGCGGGATCTGGTCGCCGACCACGCCGAGGACGAAGGGCGACATCATGCGTACTTCCGGTCGGTCCTGCAAGCGTTCTGGCCCAGCCTGGACGTGCGGCAGCAGCGCACCCTCGGCCCGATGTTCCCGGAGCTGATGGAGGTCTTCCTGGAACCGGATCCACTGGGACTGGCCTACGCCCTGTCCGATATCGGCCTCGATACGCCGCAGGTGGAACAAGTGCTGGCGGAGAGCTATCCGGAGGGCGTCGTGCGCGCGCAGATCGCGGACGCCGCCGCCACCACCGTCCGATATCTGTGGGACGTCGGCGCGCTCGCGGACCCCGCGACGCGGGAAGCCTTCCACGCGGCCGGCCTGATCGTGGAAGCGGGCTGA
- the asnB gene encoding asparagine synthase (glutamine-hydrolyzing), producing MGVTDEEVHQAHGQARFAGDRTARQRVRKATVPADAGAVAFCAGHRRTTGNVFERRNMCGIGAVARIDGGHLDAGVDGLLERLAQVLAHRGPDERELLREGPVGLAFTRLSLTDPDGGSQPLTLDDGSLTLIANGEVYNHRELAASLPTGTRMRTGSDCEVLLHLYRERGIRFLDDVRGMFAVILWDRRAGRLLLARDRFGIKPLYFHRNASRIILSSEMKALFLDGETPRRFDWDTALTTPALAASPTFSEAPVTTWFEDVNAVPAGTIMRIDLNGGHTSEHPYWSFPGTIRDIPRTADDFVERYRALLADSVRECATADAELGLFLSGGVDSAAVAALAAAQDVPLHTFTVLSAATYRNQDAEYAHRVAEKLGLPNHQVLFDGEHVPTAAEWKRLLWLTETPLCSPEIYYKHELHRYAKVARPHLRGMLLGAASDEFNGGYSVDMAGGGDWHDFTVQLAAMTRTGRLRDRPDLAPWWAHGNAGLLTDEAVADLTGAAPGDPYHEYLAGQYRKIQQYNVWHEDRSAAGSGIEARVPFLDHRLVELAAAVPPHLRPQLLWDKQILRRGVRDLLPEDVAARPKTPFFYGPGLPHTYRMLTRMLERDGGALIDEALSAPGAERYLNADGVRDRLRQAVADPTSSQIEMALRVVNLGLLAAMAVDLPPATRSTPSGSVRPSLSVQDWAGQRAKVELSVGLRPTLAAGLVPRLADGVLLLTRPAESDRWYLAVDGVIEYVLDGDNPTYRDLLTRVDGQTSLGMLLDDLDVTLDDLRPVLTDLTDQGLLELPGAYPA from the coding sequence ATGGGGGTGACTGATGAAGAAGTACACCAAGCCCACGGTCAAGCCCGTTTCGCAGGCGACCGTACTGCGCGGCAACGCGTAAGAAAAGCCACCGTACCGGCGGATGCCGGTGCGGTGGCTTTTTGCGCCGGTCACCGGCGCACCACGGGGAACGTGTTTGAAAGGCGCAACATGTGTGGCATTGGAGCGGTGGCGCGGATCGACGGCGGCCATCTCGACGCCGGCGTCGATGGTCTGCTCGAGCGTCTCGCCCAGGTCTTGGCGCACCGCGGCCCCGACGAGCGAGAGCTACTCCGCGAGGGCCCGGTGGGCCTGGCCTTCACCCGGCTGTCACTGACCGATCCGGACGGCGGCAGCCAGCCGCTGACCCTCGACGACGGCTCGCTGACCCTCATCGCCAACGGCGAGGTCTACAACCACCGGGAACTGGCCGCGAGCCTGCCCACCGGCACGAGAATGCGCACCGGATCGGACTGCGAAGTACTGCTGCACCTGTACCGGGAACGCGGCATCCGATTCCTGGACGACGTTCGCGGGATGTTCGCCGTCATCCTCTGGGACCGCCGCGCCGGTCGGCTCCTACTGGCCCGTGACCGATTCGGGATAAAGCCGCTCTACTTTCACAGGAACGCGTCCCGAATCATACTCTCCTCGGAGATGAAAGCGCTTTTCCTGGACGGCGAGACGCCGCGCCGATTCGATTGGGATACGGCTCTCACGACTCCCGCGTTGGCGGCGTCACCCACTTTCAGCGAAGCGCCGGTCACCACCTGGTTCGAGGACGTGAACGCGGTTCCGGCCGGCACCATCATGCGTATCGACCTCAACGGCGGGCATACTTCGGAGCACCCCTACTGGTCCTTTCCTGGCACCATTCGGGACATCCCGCGAACCGCCGACGACTTCGTCGAGCGATACCGAGCGCTTCTTGCCGACTCGGTCCGGGAATGCGCCACCGCCGACGCGGAGCTGGGCCTGTTCCTGTCCGGCGGCGTCGACTCGGCCGCGGTCGCCGCCCTCGCCGCCGCGCAGGACGTACCCCTGCACACCTTCACTGTGCTGTCCGCCGCCACCTACCGGAACCAGGACGCCGAATACGCCCACCGGGTCGCCGAGAAGCTCGGCCTGCCCAACCACCAGGTCCTGTTCGACGGCGAACACGTCCCGACCGCCGCCGAATGGAAACGGCTGCTCTGGCTGACCGAGACGCCGTTGTGCAGCCCGGAGATCTACTACAAGCACGAACTGCATCGCTACGCGAAAGTAGCCCGGCCGCACTTGCGCGGCATGCTGCTCGGCGCGGCCAGCGACGAATTCAACGGTGGGTACTCCGTCGACATGGCCGGAGGCGGCGACTGGCACGACTTCACCGTGCAGCTTGCCGCCATGACGCGTACCGGCCGGCTGCGCGACCGGCCCGACCTGGCGCCATGGTGGGCGCACGGCAACGCAGGACTGCTCACCGACGAAGCCGTCGCCGACCTCACCGGGGCTGCCCCCGGCGACCCGTACCACGAGTACCTCGCCGGGCAGTACCGCAAGATCCAGCAGTACAACGTGTGGCACGAGGACCGCAGCGCCGCGGGCAGCGGCATCGAGGCACGCGTACCCTTCCTCGACCACCGGCTGGTGGAACTGGCGGCGGCGGTCCCGCCCCACCTGCGCCCGCAACTGCTATGGGACAAGCAGATTCTCCGCCGAGGAGTGCGGGATCTGTTGCCTGAGGACGTGGCGGCGCGACCGAAGACACCGTTCTTCTACGGGCCGGGCCTGCCACACACGTACCGGATGCTCACGCGCATGCTGGAGCGGGACGGTGGCGCGCTGATCGACGAGGCACTGTCCGCCCCGGGGGCCGAGCGCTACCTGAACGCCGACGGGGTGCGTGATCGGCTCCGGCAGGCCGTCGCGGACCCCACGAGCTCCCAGATCGAGATGGCGCTGCGCGTGGTGAACCTCGGGCTGCTGGCCGCCATGGCCGTGGACCTGCCGCCCGCCACCAGAAGCACGCCCAGCGGGTCCGTCCGGCCGTCGCTGTCCGTCCAGGACTGGGCCGGGCAGCGCGCGAAGGTGGAACTGTCCGTGGGGTTGCGGCCGACGCTGGCGGCCGGCCTGGTGCCGCGGCTGGCCGACGGCGTCCTGCTCCTGACCCGGCCCGCCGAATCCGACCGCTGGTACCTCGCGGTCGACGGTGTCATCGAGTACGTTCTGGACGGCGACAACCCGACCTATCGAGATCTGCTCACCCGCGTCGACGGCCAGACCTCACTCGGCATGCTGCTCGACGACCTGGATGTCACCCTCGACGACCTGCGGCCGGTGCTGACCGATCTGACCGACCAGGGCCTGCTCGAACTGCCCGGGGCATACCCAGCATGA